The proteins below are encoded in one region of Desulfatiglans anilini DSM 4660:
- the hisI gene encoding phosphoribosyl-AMP cyclohydrolase: MTIKLNFSKGNGLLPAIAQDHRSGKVLMLAYINQEAWDMTLKTGEVHYWSRSRQELWHKGGTSGHVQKVKEIYADCDNDTVLFRVEQVGGAACHTGYDTCFHQQVDTFGNVTIVGKKIFDPEKVYGK, encoded by the coding sequence ATGACCATCAAATTGAATTTTTCGAAGGGAAACGGCCTTCTTCCCGCGATCGCCCAGGATCATCGCTCGGGCAAGGTCTTGATGCTCGCCTACATCAACCAGGAAGCCTGGGACATGACCCTCAAGACGGGGGAAGTGCATTACTGGAGCCGCTCGCGCCAGGAGCTCTGGCACAAGGGCGGCACCTCCGGCCATGTGCAGAAGGTGAAGGAGATCTACGCGGACTGCGACAACGACACGGTCCTCTTCCGCGTCGAACAGGTCGGGGGCGCCGCGTGCCACACCGGCTATGACACCTGCTTCCACCAGCAGGTCGATACATTCGGCAACGTCACTATCGTAGGAAAGAAGATATTCGATCCTGAAAAGGTATATGGAAAATGA
- a CDS encoding bile acid:sodium symporter family protein: MFRLNDFILLLVVFSSMAAGILAPGPCAFFQPYPLYLMMFLLYLSFLSIRVETVLGTVRNIKITVLWLCAAKLFILPLILYLACRAIYPEYALAVLLLAGVSTGVVAPFIAGLLDADMPIVLAMVVLTSPLVPITLPVLVRFLPGQEFHVPFGPMFRMLVLTVFIPIAAVELSRRLLPKLTAALMKRRFPISLVIFALINFGVFSKYAVFFQQNPGTLLEATLVAIILALILLAAGILTAFRRTLPQQVGAAVSFGNMNNVLIIVFAAQFFGPLEPTLAAVYMIPFFGLILPLRAYRQIREKGAAYA, encoded by the coding sequence ATGTTCCGCTTGAACGACTTCATCCTTCTGCTGGTGGTGTTCTCTTCCATGGCGGCCGGCATCCTTGCACCGGGGCCGTGCGCCTTCTTTCAACCCTACCCGCTCTACCTGATGATGTTTCTGCTCTACCTGAGCTTTCTCTCCATCCGGGTCGAAACGGTTCTGGGAACTGTGCGCAACATCAAGATCACCGTTTTGTGGCTCTGCGCAGCCAAGCTCTTCATCCTGCCGCTCATCCTTTACCTCGCCTGCCGGGCGATCTACCCGGAGTACGCCCTCGCCGTCCTGCTCCTCGCCGGGGTGTCGACGGGCGTGGTGGCGCCTTTCATTGCCGGACTGCTCGATGCGGACATGCCCATCGTCCTTGCGATGGTGGTGCTCACCTCACCGCTCGTACCCATCACGCTGCCCGTGCTCGTCCGGTTCCTGCCGGGCCAGGAATTCCATGTTCCGTTCGGACCGATGTTCCGCATGCTGGTCTTGACCGTTTTCATCCCCATTGCAGCGGTGGAATTGAGCCGGCGCCTCCTCCCCAAGCTGACCGCCGCTCTCATGAAGCGACGCTTCCCGATATCCCTTGTGATCTTCGCCTTGATCAACTTCGGGGTCTTTTCGAAATACGCCGTTTTTTTTCAGCAGAATCCGGGGACGCTCCTCGAGGCGACGCTCGTCGCGATCATCCTGGCCCTGATCCTTCTCGCGGCCGGCATCCTGACGGCATTCCGGAGAACCCTGCCGCAACAGGTGGGGGCCGCTGTCTCTTTCGGCAACATGAACAACGTCCTGATCATCGTCTTCGCCGCCCAGTTCTTCGGGCCCCTGGAACCGACCCTGGCCGCCGTCTACATGATCCCATTCTTCGGCCTCATCCTTCCCCTGCGGGCCTATCGCCAGATAAGGGAAAAGGGGGCTGCCTATGCATAG
- a CDS encoding DHH family phosphoesterase, whose product MAEKVKRLQEVVNPEDSLAILINADPDAMSAAMALKRFFWRKARKVKVFHVNAIQRPDNLAMVKLLKIDQRHIRRLKVSEFTRWAIVDSQPHHHESFGTRNFDIIIDHHPHCEGCRAQFMDIRETYGATATMMTEYLRAAKIQPSPRLATALFFGIKNDTANFIRDSLPNDLNAFRYLYSFANLNIVKKIESSEMTKKILSSYKQALDSVVITKNRAYVHMGAVKNPDTLVIIADFFMRLAEVTWSFASGVYQDKLIVILRNAGFRANAGKTAQRLFGPLGASAGGHRSAARAEIPLENIVKEAKGITQIERFILKILKDSK is encoded by the coding sequence ATGGCTGAAAAAGTGAAACGCCTTCAGGAAGTCGTAAACCCTGAAGACAGCCTCGCCATCCTGATCAACGCCGACCCGGATGCGATGTCGGCCGCCATGGCCCTCAAGCGTTTTTTCTGGCGGAAGGCACGCAAGGTCAAAGTTTTCCACGTCAACGCAATCCAACGGCCCGACAATCTGGCGATGGTCAAGCTCCTCAAGATCGACCAGCGTCACATCCGGCGTCTCAAGGTTTCCGAATTCACCCGGTGGGCGATCGTCGACTCCCAGCCGCATCATCACGAGTCCTTCGGAACGCGCAATTTCGATATCATCATCGACCACCACCCGCACTGTGAGGGCTGCAGGGCCCAATTCATGGACATCCGCGAGACCTACGGCGCTACGGCCACCATGATGACCGAATACCTGCGGGCGGCGAAGATCCAACCATCACCGCGGCTCGCGACCGCCCTGTTCTTCGGCATCAAAAACGACACGGCCAATTTCATCCGGGACTCCCTGCCGAACGACCTCAACGCCTTCCGCTACCTCTACTCTTTCGCGAATCTGAACATTGTCAAAAAGATCGAGTCCTCCGAGATGACGAAGAAGATCCTCTCGAGCTACAAACAGGCCCTGGACAGCGTCGTCATCACCAAAAACAGGGCCTACGTCCATATGGGAGCCGTCAAGAATCCGGATACCCTGGTCATCATCGCCGATTTTTTCATGCGGCTTGCCGAAGTCACCTGGAGCTTCGCCTCAGGCGTCTATCAGGACAAGCTTATCGTCATCCTGCGCAACGCCGGCTTCCGGGCCAATGCAGGGAAGACCGCACAGCGGCTTTTCGGCCCTCTGGGCGCATCGGCCGGCGGACACCGCTCGGCGGCCCGGGCCGAGATCCCCCTGGAGAACATCGTCAAGGAGGCGAAGGGAATCACGCAAATAGAGCGATTCATCCTCAAAATTCTAAAGGACTCGAAGTAG
- a CDS encoding thymidylate synthase encodes MQPEFIQARDLPDAWFQCVYRLLETGHEYIIERGSYEGQKRLEFDYVTVHVRFPETRPLLPDIPPALGIPNPVAEGYLESYLPYLMTAVKQPGEDYTYGSYLEMQIQEVIRMYREDGFGTNQAYMTVGNPEAIFLKDPPCLRGIDTRIRDGKLHFVVYFRSWDLWNGFPANLGAIQLLKEYMAGEIGVGDGEIIAASKGLHLYDYVWELAKLRTMCPNPQALSKGECRTDD; translated from the coding sequence ATGCAACCCGAGTTCATCCAGGCCCGCGACCTGCCGGACGCGTGGTTCCAATGCGTATACCGCCTGCTCGAAACGGGGCATGAATACATTATCGAGCGCGGAAGCTACGAGGGGCAGAAGCGGCTCGAGTTCGACTATGTCACCGTCCATGTCCGATTTCCGGAAACCCGGCCCCTTTTGCCGGACATCCCGCCGGCCCTGGGCATCCCGAACCCCGTCGCGGAAGGCTATCTCGAAAGCTACCTCCCCTATCTCATGACAGCCGTAAAGCAGCCCGGAGAGGATTACACCTACGGGTCCTACCTGGAGATGCAGATACAGGAGGTCATCCGTATGTACCGGGAGGATGGATTCGGCACCAATCAGGCCTATATGACGGTGGGAAACCCGGAGGCCATTTTTCTCAAGGATCCGCCTTGTCTGCGAGGCATCGACACCCGTATCCGGGACGGAAAACTCCACTTCGTGGTCTATTTCCGGTCGTGGGATCTCTGGAACGGCTTTCCGGCCAACCTCGGAGCCATCCAACTCCTGAAGGAGTACATGGCCGGGGAGATCGGCGTTGGCGACGGCGAGATCATCGCCGCCAGCAAGGGGCTTCACCTGTACGACTACGTATGGGAACTCGCGAAACTGCGCACCATGTGCCCCAACCCTCAGGCCCTCAGCAAAGGAGAATGCCGGACCGATGATTGA
- the hisG gene encoding ATP phosphoribosyltransferase: MSTLKLGIPKGSLQNATINLFEKSGWKINVNDRSYFPDINDETIACSICRAQEMSRYVESGTIDAGLTGKDWIEENESDVVVVDDLVYSKVSANPARWVLAVPADSDIRRLEDLEGKKIATELVNFTRRFFEQHGINVKVSFSWGATEAKVVSGLADAIVEVTETGSTIRAHGLKIIHELMQTNTRFIANREAYADPWKRAKIEQIILLLKGALRAERLVGLKMNLPLDKKETVIALLPSLNAPTIAGLHNTDWVSVETVVDTRAVRDLIPRLLQAGAQGIIEYNLNKVI; this comes from the coding sequence ATGAGCACGCTCAAACTCGGCATCCCCAAGGGGAGCCTCCAGAACGCTACGATCAATTTGTTCGAAAAGTCGGGATGGAAGATCAATGTGAATGATCGCAGCTACTTCCCCGACATTAATGACGAAACCATCGCCTGCAGCATCTGCCGTGCGCAGGAAATGTCCCGCTACGTCGAAAGCGGCACCATCGACGCCGGACTGACCGGCAAGGACTGGATCGAGGAAAACGAATCCGACGTCGTGGTCGTGGATGATCTGGTCTATTCGAAGGTGAGCGCCAATCCCGCCCGCTGGGTCCTGGCCGTGCCGGCGGACTCCGACATCCGCCGCCTCGAAGACCTCGAAGGCAAGAAGATCGCCACTGAACTGGTCAACTTCACCCGCCGCTTTTTCGAACAGCACGGCATCAACGTCAAGGTCTCCTTCTCCTGGGGCGCCACCGAGGCGAAGGTCGTCTCGGGCCTCGCCGATGCGATCGTGGAGGTCACCGAGACCGGGTCGACGATCCGCGCCCACGGGCTGAAGATCATCCACGAACTCATGCAGACCAACACGCGGTTCATCGCCAACCGGGAGGCCTACGCGGACCCGTGGAAACGCGCCAAGATCGAGCAGATCATCCTGCTTCTCAAAGGCGCGCTGCGAGCCGAACGCCTGGTCGGCCTCAAGATGAACCTCCCGTTGGACAAGAAGGAGACCGTCATAGCCCTTCTGCCCAGCCTGAACGCCCCGACGATCGCCGGGCTGCACAACACCGACTGGGTCTCGGTCGAGACGGTGGTGGACACCCGCGCCGTGCGGGATCTCATCCCCCGGCTCTTGCAGGCGGGCGCCCAGGGGATCATCGAATACAATCTGAACAAGGTCATCTGA
- the mgtE gene encoding magnesium transporter, whose translation MATYSADIDHNLVDRVEHFIRVEDEDSLLKLIDEMRPADAADLIEHLDPEERLFIFKLLEPQDAGEVLIEMESPAQDLLLRDLDDQTISEIVQELDSDDAADLVGDLPEDRARNILEALENDVSDELAKLLPYPEDSAGGIMALEFIAVRAGFTVQDAIDSIRQRREEVENVYFIWVVDDFDRLVGVVSLKDLVLEPPDRKISDIMNTEVISVHVRTDQEEVARLVTKYDLVSIPVVDDYHRLVGRITHDDIIDVIEDEVDEDIARMAGVMPQEIAEESSLKISRARLPWLIAGVFGGILAAAVIHQFETSLERIIALSFFFPVIMAMGGNTGTQAATVVVRGLATGDITMFAIHRRLLMELRVALINGIICGALVGSIVAVWLADMQLGTVVALAACLIVLNSAFIGSAVPFALKKFNIDPALATGPFVTTSNDILGLLIYLGLVSLYLGVGPR comes from the coding sequence TTGGCAACTTATAGCGCGGACATCGACCATAATCTTGTCGACCGGGTGGAACATTTCATCCGTGTTGAGGATGAAGACAGCCTCCTCAAGCTGATCGACGAGATGCGCCCGGCCGATGCGGCCGATCTGATCGAGCACCTGGACCCTGAGGAGCGGCTTTTTATCTTCAAGCTCCTCGAACCCCAGGATGCCGGCGAAGTCCTGATCGAAATGGAATCGCCGGCCCAGGACCTGCTGCTTCGCGATCTGGACGATCAGACCATCTCGGAGATCGTCCAGGAACTCGATTCGGATGATGCTGCGGACCTGGTCGGCGACCTGCCGGAGGACCGCGCCAGAAACATCCTCGAAGCCTTGGAGAACGATGTATCCGACGAACTGGCGAAGCTGCTCCCTTACCCCGAAGATTCGGCCGGCGGCATCATGGCCCTCGAATTCATTGCCGTCCGGGCCGGTTTCACCGTGCAGGATGCCATCGATTCCATCCGTCAGCGCCGGGAAGAGGTCGAGAACGTCTACTTTATCTGGGTGGTGGATGACTTCGATCGTCTGGTGGGAGTCGTGTCTCTGAAAGACCTCGTGCTTGAACCGCCTGACCGCAAAATAAGCGATATCATGAACACGGAGGTGATTTCCGTGCACGTCCGCACCGATCAGGAAGAGGTGGCGCGCCTCGTCACCAAGTACGACCTGGTCAGCATCCCGGTCGTAGACGACTATCACCGTCTGGTAGGGCGCATCACTCATGACGATATCATCGACGTCATCGAGGATGAGGTGGACGAAGACATCGCACGCATGGCCGGCGTCATGCCGCAGGAGATCGCCGAAGAATCCAGCCTCAAGATCTCCCGGGCGCGCCTCCCCTGGCTCATCGCCGGCGTCTTCGGCGGCATTCTGGCCGCGGCCGTCATTCATCAGTTCGAAACATCCCTTGAGCGAATCATCGCCCTTTCCTTCTTTTTTCCGGTCATCATGGCCATGGGAGGCAACACCGGGACACAGGCGGCCACCGTGGTGGTGCGCGGACTCGCCACCGGGGACATCACCATGTTCGCTATTCACAGGCGGCTTCTGATGGAGCTGCGCGTCGCCCTCATCAATGGGATCATCTGCGGCGCCCTGGTTGGTTCGATCGTCGCCGTTTGGCTTGCAGACATGCAACTGGGGACCGTCGTGGCCCTCGCCGCCTGCCTGATCGTTCTGAACTCCGCGTTCATCGGCTCCGCGGTGCCGTTCGCCTTGAAAAAGTTCAATATCGACCCGGCGCTGGCCACGGGACCATTCGTCACCACATCGAATGACATCCTCGGCCTTCTGATCTACCTTGGCCTCGTCAGCTTGTACTTAGGGGTCGGACCAAGATAA
- a CDS encoding pyridoxal phosphate-dependent aminotransferase yields the protein MAHISRRTLDIPPFIVMDILEKAQQMEKAGRDVVHLEIGEPDFTTPPCICNAAVKAIARGETHYTHSLGLLALREAICRHHLQAYGVSVTPEQILVTSGTSPALFMIFAALLEPGDEIILSDPHYPCYPNFARFIGAEPVFVRCSEEDGFQLRADAIQKAVTRRTRAVLINSPANPTGNLLDSDRMKEIAGLGLPIVSDEIYHGLVYGHPAHSILEFTRNAFVLNGFSKRYAMTGWRLGYIIAPPEFIRPLQKVQQNLFISAGSISQWAGVAALEEAAADVQRMVEIYDERRRYMIDRIQKMGFRLPVEPAGAFYLLVNARHLEEKSYDLAFEILEKAGVGVTPGIDFGANVEGYLRFSYANHLDRIKEGLDRLERFIETR from the coding sequence ATGGCGCACATCAGCAGGCGCACCCTCGACATACCGCCATTCATCGTCATGGACATCCTGGAAAAGGCCCAGCAGATGGAAAAGGCCGGCCGGGACGTCGTCCATCTCGAGATCGGCGAACCCGACTTCACGACGCCTCCGTGCATCTGCAACGCAGCTGTCAAGGCCATCGCCCGGGGAGAAACGCACTACACGCACAGCCTGGGCCTCCTGGCCCTGCGGGAGGCCATCTGCCGCCACCACCTGCAGGCCTACGGCGTTTCGGTGACCCCGGAGCAGATCCTCGTCACATCCGGGACTTCTCCTGCCCTCTTCATGATCTTTGCGGCGCTCCTCGAACCAGGCGATGAGATCATCCTGTCCGACCCTCACTACCCCTGCTATCCGAACTTCGCCCGGTTCATCGGGGCGGAGCCGGTCTTCGTGCGCTGCTCCGAGGAGGATGGCTTTCAACTGCGCGCGGACGCCATTCAAAAGGCCGTCACCCGAAGGACCCGCGCCGTTCTCATCAACTCCCCGGCCAATCCAACCGGCAACCTTCTCGACTCGGACCGGATGAAAGAGATCGCCGGTCTCGGACTGCCCATCGTCTCGGATGAGATCTACCACGGCCTGGTTTATGGCCATCCGGCTCACTCGATCCTGGAGTTCACCCGCAACGCCTTCGTCCTGAACGGCTTTTCCAAGCGCTACGCCATGACCGGGTGGCGCCTCGGCTACATCATCGCACCACCCGAGTTCATCCGTCCACTCCAGAAGGTTCAGCAGAACCTCTTCATCTCAGCTGGCAGCATCTCCCAGTGGGCAGGGGTGGCGGCGTTGGAAGAGGCTGCAGCGGACGTCCAGAGGATGGTCGAGATCTATGACGAGCGTCGGCGCTACATGATCGACCGGATCCAGAAAATGGGCTTCCGCCTCCCCGTCGAGCCTGCGGGCGCCTTTTATCTCCTGGTCAACGCGCGGCACCTCGAAGAGAAATCCTATGACCTGGCCTTTGAAATCCTAGAGAAGGCGGGAGTGGGCGTTACGCCAGGGATCGATTTTGGAGCCAACGTAGAGGGGTATTTGCGCTTTTCCTACGCCAACCACCTGGACCGCATCAAGGAAGGGCTGGATCGGCTCGAACGCTTCATCGAGACCCGTTGA
- the rlmN gene encoding 23S rRNA (adenine(2503)-C(2))-methyltransferase RlmN, whose amino-acid sequence MIEISGMDNRETEACAEVLGIEPYRARQVRHWIFKRLARGFDEMTSLPKDLRARLAGECRFSSLETADLQISRDTTRKVLFRLSDGFFIESVLIPERDHWTLCISSQAGCAMGCRFCLTARQGFHRNLSPAEIVDQVLEVKRSMDDPDQLTNLVLMGMGEPLANYENVKKAVGILTADEGLNFSHRKVTLSTCGLVPVMRRLGREMTVNLAVSLNAADPETRDFLMPVNRRYPLPELLAACREFPLPNRRMITFEYILMEGVNDSERDAERLTSLLRGIRAKINLIPLNPHPESPFKPSSMERILQFQEVLIQRHYTAIIRKSKGQDILAACGQLSGQYEEHEARSGSGPDQVLQA is encoded by the coding sequence ATGATTGAGATCTCCGGAATGGACAACCGCGAAACGGAGGCCTGCGCCGAGGTCCTGGGCATCGAGCCCTATCGGGCAAGACAGGTGCGCCACTGGATCTTCAAGCGCCTCGCCCGCGGATTCGACGAAATGACCAGTCTGCCGAAGGACCTGCGCGCACGCCTCGCCGGCGAATGCCGGTTTTCGAGCCTCGAGACCGCCGATCTTCAGATTTCCCGGGATACCACCCGCAAGGTCCTCTTCAGGCTCAGCGACGGTTTCTTCATCGAGTCGGTCCTGATTCCCGAGCGGGACCACTGGACCTTGTGCATCTCCTCCCAGGCAGGGTGCGCCATGGGCTGCCGCTTTTGCCTCACAGCCCGGCAGGGGTTTCACCGGAATCTTTCGCCCGCCGAAATCGTGGATCAGGTCCTCGAGGTCAAACGGTCCATGGACGATCCGGACCAGCTCACCAACCTGGTGCTGATGGGGATGGGCGAGCCTTTGGCCAATTATGAAAACGTCAAAAAGGCCGTTGGCATCCTGACGGCGGATGAAGGCCTCAATTTTTCGCACCGCAAGGTGACGCTCTCGACCTGCGGCCTCGTCCCCGTGATGCGCCGACTCGGGCGGGAGATGACCGTCAACCTGGCCGTGTCCTTGAACGCCGCCGACCCGGAGACCCGCGATTTCCTGATGCCTGTCAACCGGCGCTATCCCCTCCCCGAGCTTCTCGCCGCCTGCCGGGAGTTCCCCCTGCCGAATCGCCGGATGATCACCTTCGAGTACATCCTCATGGAGGGCGTCAACGATTCGGAGCGGGACGCGGAGCGTCTGACGTCCCTTCTCCGCGGGATTCGCGCCAAGATCAACCTGATCCCCCTCAACCCGCACCCGGAATCGCCCTTCAAGCCGTCCTCCATGGAGAGGATCCTGCAATTTCAAGAAGTTCTCATTCAGCGCCATTACACGGCCATCATCCGCAAAAGCAAAGGGCAGGACATCCTCGCCGCCTGCGGTCAGTTGAGCGGACAGTATGAGGAGCATGAAGCCCGATCAGGCAGCGGGCCGGATCAGGTCCTGCAGGCTTGA